The Catharus ustulatus isolate bCatUst1 chromosome 16, bCatUst1.pri.v2, whole genome shotgun sequence genome window below encodes:
- the MYH11 gene encoding myosin-11, translating into MAQKPLSDDEKFLFVDKNFINNPLAQADWSAKKLVWIPSEKHGFEAASIKEEKGDEVVVELAENGKKVTLSKDDIQKMNPPKFSKVEDMAELTCLNEASVLHNLRERYFSGLIYTYSGLFCVVINPYKQLPIYSEKIIDMYKGKKRHEMPPHIYAIADTAYRSMLQDREDQSILCTGESGAGKTENTKKVIQYLAVVASSHKGKKDTSVTQGPSFAYGELEKQLLQANPILEAFGNAKTVKNDNSSRFGKFIRINFDVTGYIVGANIETYLLEKSRAIRQAKDERTFHIFYYLIAGASEQMRNDLLLEGFNNYTFLSSGYVPIPSQQDDEMFQETLEAMKIMGFTDEEQTSILRVVSSVLQLGNIVFKKERNTDQASMPDDTAAQKVCHLMGINVTDFTRSILTPRIKVGRDVVQKAQTKEQADFAIEALAKAKFERLFRWILARVNKALDKTKRQGASFLGILDIAGFEIFEINSFEQLCINYTNEKLQQLFNHTMFILEQEEYQREGIEWNFIDFGLDLQPCIELIERPTNPPGVLALLDEECWFPKATDTSFVEKLITEQGNHPKFQKPKQLKDKTEFCIMHYAGKVTYNAIAWLTKNMDPLNDNVTSLLNQSSDKFVADLWKDVDRIVGLDQMAKMSESSLPSASKTKKGMFRTVGQLYKEQLTKLMTTLRNTNPNFVRCIIPNHEKRSGKLDAHLVLEQLRCNGVLEGIRICRQGFPNRIVFQEFRQRYEILAANAIPKGFMDGKQACILMIKALELDPNLYRIGQSKIFFRTGVLAHLEEERDLKITDVIITFQAMSRGYLARKAFAKRQQQLTAMKVIQRNCAAYLKLRNWQWWRLFTKVKPLLQVTRQEEEMQAKDEELQKTKERQQKAESELKELEQKHSQLVEEKNLLAEQLQAETELYAEAEEMRVRLAAKKQELEEILHEMEARIEEEEERSQQLQAEKKKMQQQMLDLEEQLEEEEAARQKLQLEKVAADSKIKKMEDDILIMEDQNNKLSKERKQLEERISDLTTNLAEEEEKAKNLTKLKNKHESMISELEVRLKKEEKSRQELDKVKRKLEGEANDLHEQIAELQAQIADLKAQLAKKEEELQAALARLEDETTQKNNALKKIRELESVISDLQEDLESEKAARNKAEKQKRDLGEELEALKTELEDTLDTTATQQELRAKREQEVTVLKRALEEETRTHEAQVQEMRQKHTQAVEELTEQLEQFKRAKANLDKTKQSLEKDNADLANEVRSLNQAKQDVEHKKKKLEVQLQDLQSKYTEGERVRTELNEKVHKLQVEVENVTSLLNEAESKNIKLTKDVAALGSQLQDTQELLQEETRQKLNVSTKLRQLEDERNSLQEQLDEEVEAKQNLERHISTLTIQLSDSKKKIQEFTTTVEFMEEGKKKLQKEIESLTQQFEEKAASYDKLEKTKNRLQQELDDLVVDLDNQRQLVSNLEKKQKKFDQMLAEEKNISSKYADERDRAEAEAREKETKALSLARALEEALEAKEELERTNKMLKAEMEDLVSSKDDVGKNVHELEKSKRTLEQQVEEMKTQLEELEDELQAAEDAKLRLEVNMQALKGQFERDLQARDEQNEEKKRQLLRQLHEYETELEDERKQRALAAAAKKKLEMDVKDLESQADSANKGREEAIKQLRKLQAQMKDYQRELDDARAAREEIFATARENEKKAKSLEAELMQLQEDLAAAERARKQADQEKEEMAEELASAASGRTSLQDEKRRLEARIAQLEEELEEEQSNIEAMGDRMRKAVQQAEQLNNELATERSTAQKNENARQQLERQNKELKSKLQEMEGAVKNKFKATIAALEAKIASLEEQLEQEAREKQAAAKTLRQKDKKLKDALLQVEDERKQAEQYKDQAEKGNTRLKQLKRQLEEAEEESQRINANRRKLQRELDEATESNEALGREVAALKSKLRRGNEPASFAPPRRSGGRRIIENATDGGDDEMDARDGDFNGTKASE; encoded by the exons ATAGAGAAGACCAGTCTATCCTATGCAC aGGTGAATCTGGTGCTGGCAAGacagaaaataccaaaaagGTGATTCAGTACCTGGCTGTTGTTGCTTCATCACATAAGGGCAAGAAGGACACCAGTGTCACT CAAGGTCCATCTTTTGCCTAC GGTGAGCTGGAAaaacagcttctccaggcaAACCCTATTCTTGAAGCTTTTGGAAATGCCAAAACTGTGAAGAATGACAACTCCTCCAGATTC GGCAAATTCATCCGCATCAACTTCGACGTGACGGGCTACATAGTGGGAGCAAACATAGAGACTT ATTTGCTTGAAAAATCCCGTGCAATTCGTCAGGCTAAAGATGAAAGAACGTTTCACATCTTTTACTATCTGATTGCTGGAGCTTCTGAACAAATGAGAA atGACTTGTTGCTGGAAGGCTTCAACAATTACACCTTTCTATCCAGTGGCTATGTGCCTATTCCTTCTCAACAAGATGATGAAATGTTCCAGGAGACCTTGGAAGCCATGAAAATTATGGGCTTTACTGATGAGGAACAGACAT CTATACTGAGGGTCGTTTCATCTGTCCTACAACTGGGTAATATTGTCTTCAAGAAGGAGAGAAACACTGATCAAGCTTCTATGCCAGATGATACTG CTGCACAAAAAGTGTGCCACCTGATGGGGATTAACGTGACAGATTTCACAAGATCTATTCTGACTCCAAGGATCAAGGTTGGACGAGATGTTGTCCAGAAAGCTCAGACCAAAGAGCAG GCAGACTTTGCCATAGAAGCTTTGGCCAAGGCGAAATTTGAGCGTCTTTTCCGTTGGATCCTGGCTCGCGTGAACAAAGCTCTtgataaaacaaaaagacaagGAGCTTCTTTCTTGGGAATCCTTGACATTGCTGGATTTGAGATTTTTGAG ATCAATTCCTTCGAGCAGCTGTGCATCAACTACACTAATGAGAAACTTCAGCAGCTTTTCAACCACACAATGTTTATACTGGAGCAAGAGGAATACCAGCGAGAGGGCATTGAATGGAATTTCATCGACTTTGGCCTTGACCTGCAACCTTGCATTGAGCTGATCGAAAGACCA ACCAACCCTCCCGgtgtcctggccctgctggatGAAGAGTGCTGGTTCCCCAAGGCTACTGACACGTCCTTTGTGGAGAAACTAATAACAGAACAAGGCaaccatcccaaattccagaaGCCCAAGCAACTCAAGGACAAAACAGAGTTCTGTATAATGCACTATGCAGGAAAG GTTACCTACAATGCAATTGCCTGGCTGACAAAGAACATGGATCCACTAAATGACAATGTGACTTCTCTGCTGAACCAGTCTTCAGACAAATTTGTAGCAGACCTTTGGAAGGATG TGGATCGTATAGTTGGGCTGGACCAAATGGCCAAGATGAGTGAAAGCTCACTCCCCAGTGCTTCAAAAACCAAGAAAGGCATGTTCCGTACTGTTGGACAACTCTATAAGGAGCAGCTGACCAAACTGATGACCACCCTAAGGAACACCAATCCCAACTTTGTCCGCTGCATCATTCCAAATCATGAAAAAAGG TCTGGCAAACTTGACGCCCATTTAGTGCTGGAGCAGTTGCGCTGCAATGGTGTCCTGGAAGGGATCCGTATCTGCCGGCAGGGATTCCCCAACAGAATCGTCTTCCAGGAGTTCCGCCAGCG GTATGAAATTCTCGCTGCAAATGCCATTCCTAAAGGATTCATGGATGGGAAGCAGGCTTGCATACTCATG ATCAAAGCACTAGAGCTTGATCCCAACTTGTACAGAATTGGACAGAGTAAAATCTTCTTCAGAACTGGTGTTCTGGCTCACCTGGAAGAAGAGAGAGACCTGAAGATCACAGACGTTATTATCACCTTCCAAGCTATGTCCCGAGGCTACCTAGCAAGAAA AGCCTTTGCCAAGAGACAGCAACAGTTGACTGCAATGAAGGTCATCCAAAGAAATTGTGCTGCCTACCTGAAGCTGAGGAACTGGCAGTGGTGGAGACTGTTTACTAAA GTGAAACCACTGCTGCAAGTCACCCGCCAGGAGGAAGAAATGCAGGCCAAGGATGAAGAACTACAAAAAACTAAGGAAAGACAACAAAAAGCAGAGAGTGAATTGAAGGAGCTGGAACAGAAACACTCACAG CTTGTTGAAGAGAAGAAcctcctggcagagcagcttcAGGCAGAAACTGAGCTGTATGCTGAGGCTGAGGAGATGAGAGTCCGTTTAGCTGCTAAGAAACAAGAGCTGGAAGAGATCCTGCATGAGATGGAAGCCAGaattgaggaggaggaggagcgcagccagcagctgcaggcagagaagaaaaagatgcaaCAACAAATGCTG GACCTTGAGGAACAGCtggaagaagaagaagctgCTAGGCAGAAACTGCAACTTGAAAAAGTAGCAGCAGATAGCAAgataaagaaaatggaagatgATATTCTGATAATGGAAGATCAAAACAACAAACTAAGTAAG gaaagaaaacaacttgAGGAAAGAATAAGTGATCTAACAACAAATCTcgcagaagaagaagaaaaagccaaaaatctTACAAAGCTCAAGAACAAACATGAATCTATGATCTCTGAACTTGAAG TGCGGctgaagaaggaagagaagagcaGACAAGAACTGGATAAAGTTAAGAGGAAGCTGGAAGGGGAGGCAAACGATCTACACGAGCAGATTGCAGAGCTCCAGGCACAAATTGCTGACCTGAAGGCACAACTGGCcaagaaggaggaagagctgcaggctgctctggcCAG gCTTGAAGATGAAACTACTCAGAAGAACAATGCACTCAAGAAGATCCGTGAATTGGAATCTGTAATTTCTGATCTCCAAGAGGACTTGGAGTCTGAAAAAGCTGcaagaaacaaagcagaaaagcaaaagagagaCCTTGGTGAAGAGCTGGAGGCTCTTAAGACAGAGCTTGAGGATACTTTGGATACCACAGCcacccagcaggagctcag AGCAAAGCGTGAGCAGGAGGTCACAGTGCTGAAGAGAGCTCTGGAGGAGGAGACTCGAACTCATGAAGCCCAGGTCCAGGAGATGAGGCAAAAGCACACTCAGGCTGTGGAagagctcacagagcagctggaacaATTTAAACGG GCTAAAGCAAACTTGGATAAGACCAAACAGTCACTGGAGAAAGACAATGCTGATCTGGCTAATGAAGTCAGGAGCCTGAATCAGGCCAAACAAGATGTGGAGCACAAGAAGAAGAagctggaagtgcagctgcAGGATTTACAGTCCAAATACACTGAGGGAGAGCGTGTTCGGACAGAACTCAATGAAAAAGTCCATAAATTACAG GTGGAGGTTGAAAATGTCACCAGTTTGCTCAatgaagcagaaagcaaaaatatcaaattgACCAAAGATGTTGCAGCCTTGGGATCTCAGCTACAAGACACACAG GAGCTGCTTCAGGAAGAAACGCGGCAGAAGCTAAATGTGTCCACCAAGCTCCGCCAGCTGGAGGATGAGAGGAACAGCTTGCAGGAGCAGTTGGATGAAGAAgtagaagcaaaacaaaatctggAGAGACATATTTCAACACTGACAATACAG CTCTCTGACTCTAAGAAGAAGATACAGGAATTTACCACCACAGTAGAATTCATGGAAGAAGGcaaaaagaaacttcaaaaagaaattgaaagtCTCACACAACAGTTTGAGGAAAAGGCTGCTTCTTAtgacaaactggaaaaaaccaagaacagactccagcaggagctggatgaCCTGGTGGTGGACTTGGACAACCAGCGTCAACTGGTCTCCAACCtggagaagaaacagaagaagttTGATCAG ATGCTAGCTGAAGAGAAGAACATCTCCTCAAAATATGCAGATGAAAGGGACAGAGCAGAAGCTGAAGctagagaaaaggaaacaaaggctCTGTCATTGGCTCGAGCACTTGAAGAGGCTTTGGAAGCCAAAGAAGAACTGGagagaacaaacaaaatgttGAAAGCTGAAATGGAAGATCTTGTTAGCTCCAAAGATGATGTTGGCAAGAAT GTCCATGAATTGGAGAAATCTAAACGGACCCTTGAACAGCAAGTAGAAGAGATGAAGACACAATTAGAAGAGCTAGAGGATGAGCTACAGGCTGCAGAAGATGCCAAACTCAGGTTGGAAGTTAATATGCAGGCCCTGAAAGGCCAGTTTGAAAGAGATTTACAAGCCAGAGATGAACAGaatgaggagaagaaaagacaaCTCCTCAGACAG CTCCATGAATATGAAACGGAACTGGAAGATGAGCGGAAGCAAcgtgccctggcagctgctgccaaaaaGAAGCTGGAGATGGATGTTAAAGATCTGGAGAGCCAGGCTGACTCTGCTAACAAAGGCCGGGAAGAAGCCATCAAACAACTCCGCAAATTACAG GCTCAGATGAAGGACTACCAACGGGAGCTGGATGATGCACGAGCTGccagagaagaaatatttgcaacagccagagaaaatgagaagaaagcaaagagtCTGGAAGCAGAACTCATGCAGCTTCAGGAG gatctggctgctgcagaaagagCTCGCAAACAAGCAGACCAGGAGAAAGAAGAGATGGCAGAGGAACTTGCCAGTGCTGCCTCTGGAAG GACAAGCCTTCAGGATGAGAAACGGCGCCTGGAGGCAAGAATTGCCCAActggaggaagagctggaagagGAGCAAAGCAACATAGAGGCAATGGGTGACCGCATGAGGAAAGCAGTACAGCAG gcagagcagctgaacaATGAGCTGGCAACAGAGCGCTCAACTGCACAGAAGAACGAAAACGCTCGGCAGCAACTGGAGAGGCAGAACAAAGAGCTAAAGAGCAagctgcaggagatggaggGAGCTGTGAAGAACAAATTCAAAGCCACAATTGCTGCTCTGGAGGCCAAAATTGCATCTCTCGAAGAGCAATTGGAACAGGAAGCCAG AGAGAAGCAGGCAGCAGCCAAGACGCTGCGCCAGAAGGACAAGAAGCTGAAGGATGCACTGCTGCAGGTGGAGGACGAGAGGAAGCAAGCAGAGCAGTACAAAGATCAG GCTGAGAAGGGCAACACACGGCTCAAGCAGCTGAaaaggcagctggaggaggctgaggaggagTCCCAGCGCATCAACGCAAACCgcaggaagctgcagagggagctggatgAAGCCACTGAGAGCAATGAAGCCCTGGGCCGTGAGGTTGCAGCACTAAAGAGCAAGCTCAG GAGGGGAAATGAGCCCGCATCTTTTGCCCCACCCCGTAGATCTGGAGGCAGAAGGATAATTGAGAATGCAACAGATGGAGGTGATGACGAAATGGATGCAAGAGACGGAGATTTCAATGGAACAAAAGCCAGTGAATAA